The following proteins are co-located in the Echinicola sp. 20G genome:
- a CDS encoding type IX secretion system membrane protein PorP/SprF: protein MKRTVIYICLIIFLVPFTSTGQSRKYISQFDFFQSYYNPGLTGYEGSTIRGFVRNQWSGFEGAPRTMFFSGELDFAEMKGTEDPAMMGKNAASLNLLFDSYGAFKETGLILGYASRIRLTEKHNLRLGAGVSYTTVQLDGNAMTIEQQGDDLLGQYIGSFSDMRIMDFNLGLALTHQKYYLSYAMHQVNGGRISSGDEFMEGRPVNYIVQAGYREALNDHLAVIGNFFFRGQEDLPNNVEFNLKALLMDKVWLGAGHRVDYANNLQMGFLLNKLKVGYVYEFPTNGSYLLPGNTHEFMAVFSLFRSNKRNRPDEVLIW from the coding sequence ATGAAAAGAACAGTTATTTATATCTGCCTAATAATATTTCTGGTCCCTTTTACCTCAACAGGCCAGAGCAGGAAGTACATCAGCCAGTTTGATTTCTTCCAAAGCTATTACAACCCGGGGTTGACGGGATATGAGGGCAGTACGATCCGTGGCTTTGTAAGAAACCAGTGGAGCGGCTTTGAAGGTGCTCCAAGGACGATGTTTTTCAGTGGCGAGCTGGATTTTGCAGAAATGAAAGGCACGGAAGACCCTGCCATGATGGGGAAGAATGCAGCCAGCCTGAACCTGTTGTTCGACAGTTATGGGGCATTTAAGGAGACCGGCCTGATCCTGGGCTATGCGAGCAGGATCCGTCTTACCGAAAAGCACAACCTTAGGCTGGGGGCAGGGGTAAGCTATACCACTGTGCAGTTGGACGGCAACGCGATGACCATTGAGCAGCAGGGGGATGATTTGCTGGGTCAGTACATTGGGTCCTTCTCCGACATGCGGATCATGGACTTTAACCTGGGCCTTGCCCTGACCCACCAGAAGTATTACCTGTCCTATGCGATGCACCAGGTAAACGGGGGGCGTATATCCAGTGGTGACGAGTTCATGGAAGGGAGGCCTGTCAATTATATTGTGCAGGCGGGGTATAGGGAAGCCCTGAATGACCATTTGGCGGTGATCGGCAATTTCTTTTTCAGGGGCCAGGAAGACCTACCCAACAATGTGGAGTTTAACCTGAAGGCATTGCTGATGGACAAGGTCTGGCTGGGAGCCGGCCACCGTGTTGATTATGCGAATAACCTCCAGATGGGCTTTTTGCTGAACAAGCTCAAGGTGGGCTATGTGTATGAGTTCCCTACCAATGGAAGCTATTTGCTTCCGGGCAACACCCATGAGTTTATGGCTGTCTTCAGCCTGTTCAGGTCCAACAAAAGAAACAGGCCGGATGAAGTATTGATTTGGTAA
- a CDS encoding hybrid sensor histidine kinase/response regulator transcription factor has translation MMLKQTARMYKVMVILILLIDSIGLMAQGTGHPFYKFTHYTSQNGLPQNSILAIMQDDQGYLWFGTDDGLAKFDSYQFTVYKHQFQQQSSLSNNVIRGLIQDKNGYIWISTEGGGINIFDPRTNAFVSLLQSGLVPSQKTGKLMVDHDGTIWVSTLADGIYQIKIPKGFTPKNLLELTNNLGVKQFTTYNSQLADNKIWQVFEDNQQLLWIGTYDHGVQQFDPKENEFTTVELNNQGSIIRSVKSFFQDSKGNFWLGTENHGVFKRSSKDIKFLPFQTSSTTLKKGNITSFLEDGQGHIWIGTLGAGLYVFELDTKKIFHYDENPSDPYSLNGQSVYSLFEDREENIWIGMYSGEGLNKINPSAQHFEHYRPQPGEQGGLSGKMVKSILIDHAQNLWVGIFNGGLDVKKTGNERFSSISFTQKGKKENSSLNVQVIYEDREQKIWIGTDGSGLYQYSPLTKEIKLFQHDYTNPYSLSKDEVWALVEDKEGFLWVGTANGGGLNRFDPQTGQFKHYFHQSDNQNTPSFNDVRALLIDSKNRLWVGTYGGGLNLFDFKTEKFTYFRHNPKDSLSISHDIITSIYEDQKGNLWVGTFGGGLNQMKVETYQFIHYREKDGLPSDVIKAILEDDSGQLWISTVKGLTSFNPQKGTFKNYSVEDGLQSNEFNLGSAFKAKSGKMYFGGTNGFNAFLPDQIKLPIGPGKPTLTKFRIHNQLVEPGDTLDSKVVLQKHIGFTKEVTLSHQLNSFEFEFSAMNFNHPGKNHYAYKLEGFDQNWMHTDANRRYASYTNLEAGNYTFHVKSTSENGLYESEETTLNLTVLPPWYKSNLAYVAYGILLILIAYIAKSIITFRIRLKNDLRFERLEHQKQEEINQLKLRFFTNISHELRTPLMLIKVPLEQLLGRTDLSQQVLYQLNSIHNNASRLLRLINQLLEFRKQESGHLKLQVQENNLKAFLNSIYQSFDGIAKKKNIDFQLIMDDELPKQLWFDLDQMEKVCYNLCYNAFKFTPDNGNIKLKAQNSTLEINEKHVVGIKIIIEDNGKGIPPEHQDRIFERFFQIEDSERNISAGTGIGLALSKNIIELHHGKIDMSSVPHHKTAFTIFLRNGKEHFNSHELKGQPNDPKTNHFSPEQEISAIDLHMLSSNEKTNKKLPVDPSLQNKKLLLVEDNEELLSLMKGILQQYFQVFVATNGSQGIQRALDVSPDIIISDVMMPKMDGVEMCSLIKKSIETSHIPVILLTARNSYDYQREGYASGADDYLSKPFPLDILIAKIRNLLLTREKIKSAFRQRADLSPAEIAISPADADLIKKAIKVIEKHMDNADFDITTFVKEMGMSRTLLFSKLKAVTDHTPNDFIQTIRLKRAAQLLMQSQYKVSEISYMVGFNNPKYFSKCFQKQFGSSPSSYSKNKLNSH, from the coding sequence ATGATGCTTAAGCAAACTGCAAGGATGTACAAGGTAATGGTCATACTCATATTGCTGATCGATTCAATTGGGCTAATGGCTCAGGGAACCGGACATCCCTTTTATAAATTCACCCATTACACCTCTCAAAATGGACTACCACAAAATTCTATTTTGGCCATCATGCAGGATGACCAAGGCTACCTATGGTTCGGAACGGATGATGGCTTGGCCAAATTCGACAGTTATCAATTTACAGTTTACAAACATCAATTTCAGCAGCAAAGCAGCCTTAGCAATAATGTTATCCGAGGATTGATACAAGACAAAAACGGTTACATCTGGATCAGTACTGAAGGAGGAGGAATCAATATTTTTGACCCAAGAACCAATGCTTTCGTTTCACTGCTCCAAAGTGGACTTGTCCCATCTCAAAAGACTGGAAAATTGATGGTCGATCACGACGGGACTATTTGGGTAAGCACACTTGCTGATGGTATCTACCAAATCAAAATCCCAAAAGGATTTACACCAAAAAATTTACTGGAGCTTACCAATAATCTTGGAGTCAAACAATTTACTACCTACAACTCCCAGCTCGCAGACAATAAAATATGGCAAGTATTTGAGGACAATCAACAACTTCTATGGATTGGTACGTATGATCATGGTGTTCAACAGTTTGATCCAAAAGAAAATGAATTTACAACTGTTGAACTGAATAACCAAGGAAGCATTATTCGCTCTGTTAAATCCTTTTTTCAGGATAGTAAAGGAAATTTTTGGCTGGGAACAGAAAACCATGGAGTGTTTAAACGATCTTCAAAAGACATAAAATTCCTTCCATTTCAGACAAGTTCAACTACTCTTAAAAAAGGAAATATCACAAGTTTTCTGGAGGATGGACAAGGTCATATTTGGATTGGAACCCTGGGAGCTGGCTTATATGTCTTTGAACTTGATACCAAAAAAATCTTTCATTATGACGAAAACCCATCTGATCCATACAGTTTAAATGGTCAATCTGTCTATAGCTTATTTGAGGATAGAGAAGAAAATATATGGATAGGCATGTACTCTGGAGAGGGATTGAACAAAATAAACCCTTCAGCCCAACATTTTGAGCACTATCGACCACAACCAGGAGAACAAGGGGGACTTTCGGGTAAAATGGTAAAATCCATTCTTATTGATCATGCACAGAATTTATGGGTTGGTATCTTCAATGGAGGGTTGGATGTTAAAAAAACCGGGAATGAGCGGTTCTCAAGCATTTCCTTTACACAAAAAGGAAAAAAGGAAAACTCATCCCTTAATGTTCAGGTTATCTATGAAGATAGGGAACAGAAAATTTGGATCGGAACTGATGGATCGGGATTATATCAATATTCTCCTTTAACAAAAGAAATAAAATTGTTTCAGCATGATTATACTAATCCCTATTCGTTAAGTAAAGATGAAGTTTGGGCTCTTGTCGAGGATAAGGAAGGCTTTTTATGGGTGGGAACAGCGAATGGAGGGGGTTTAAACCGATTTGATCCCCAAACGGGCCAATTCAAACATTACTTTCATCAATCCGATAATCAAAATACTCCAAGCTTTAATGATGTAAGGGCTTTATTGATTGATTCCAAAAACAGGCTATGGGTAGGCACATATGGAGGCGGATTAAACCTTTTTGATTTCAAAACAGAAAAATTCACCTACTTTCGGCATAACCCTAAAGATTCTTTAAGCATCAGTCATGATATTATCACTTCTATTTACGAAGATCAAAAAGGCAACCTTTGGGTAGGGACTTTTGGTGGAGGCTTAAATCAGATGAAAGTTGAAACCTATCAATTCATCCATTATAGGGAAAAAGATGGGCTTCCTAGCGATGTCATAAAAGCGATACTGGAAGATGACAGTGGACAGCTATGGATCAGTACAGTCAAGGGTCTTACTTCCTTTAATCCCCAGAAAGGAACATTTAAAAATTATTCCGTTGAAGATGGGCTTCAGTCCAATGAATTTAACCTGGGATCAGCTTTTAAAGCAAAAAGTGGAAAAATGTACTTTGGGGGCACCAATGGTTTCAATGCGTTTTTGCCAGATCAAATCAAACTTCCTATTGGTCCAGGTAAACCTACGCTAACCAAATTCAGGATCCATAACCAATTAGTCGAACCCGGGGATACGCTTGACAGCAAAGTAGTTTTACAAAAACACATAGGATTTACAAAGGAAGTAACACTAAGTCACCAGCTGAATAGCTTTGAATTTGAATTCAGTGCAATGAACTTCAATCATCCCGGAAAAAATCATTATGCCTACAAATTAGAAGGCTTTGATCAAAACTGGATGCATACTGATGCCAACAGGAGATATGCTTCCTATACCAATTTGGAAGCAGGTAATTATACCTTTCATGTCAAGAGCACTTCAGAAAATGGACTTTATGAATCCGAGGAAACCACATTAAATCTAACAGTCCTCCCCCCGTGGTACAAGAGCAACTTGGCTTATGTAGCTTATGGTATTTTACTAATATTGATCGCTTATATTGCCAAATCCATTATTACATTTCGAATTCGCTTAAAAAATGATTTGCGCTTCGAGCGGTTGGAACATCAAAAGCAAGAAGAGATCAATCAACTTAAACTAAGATTTTTCACCAATATTTCACATGAATTAAGGACACCTCTTATGTTGATCAAAGTTCCTCTGGAGCAATTATTGGGAAGGACAGACCTTTCCCAACAGGTTCTTTACCAATTGAATTCCATCCATAACAATGCTTCAAGGCTCTTGAGACTCATCAATCAGCTTTTGGAATTTAGAAAGCAAGAATCAGGGCATCTAAAATTGCAAGTTCAGGAAAACAACCTAAAAGCATTCCTGAATTCCATTTATCAATCATTTGATGGTATTGCCAAAAAGAAAAACATCGACTTTCAGCTAATAATGGACGACGAACTCCCAAAACAGCTTTGGTTTGATCTCGATCAAATGGAAAAAGTTTGCTATAACCTCTGTTACAATGCCTTCAAATTCACTCCAGACAATGGAAACATTAAGCTGAAAGCCCAGAATAGTACGCTTGAAATCAACGAAAAACATGTTGTTGGAATTAAAATCATCATAGAGGACAATGGGAAGGGTATTCCACCTGAACATCAGGACAGAATTTTTGAACGCTTTTTCCAAATTGAAGATTCAGAAAGAAATATTTCAGCAGGAACAGGTATAGGATTAGCTTTAAGTAAAAACATCATTGAACTCCACCATGGAAAGATTGACATGTCCAGCGTCCCCCACCATAAAACCGCCTTCACCATTTTTTTACGAAATGGTAAAGAACATTTCAATTCCCATGAGTTAAAGGGACAGCCTAATGACCCAAAAACCAATCACTTTTCTCCAGAACAAGAAATCAGTGCCATTGACCTTCACATGCTTTCATCCAATGAAAAGACGAATAAAAAGTTACCTGTAGACCCCAGTCTTCAAAACAAAAAATTACTTTTAGTTGAAGATAATGAGGAATTACTTTCCTTAATGAAAGGCATATTACAGCAGTACTTTCAAGTATTTGTGGCTACCAATGGGTCGCAGGGAATACAGAGGGCACTGGATGTCTCCCCAGACATCATCATATCAGATGTAATGATGCCTAAGATGGATGGAGTAGAAATGTGCAGTCTCATCAAAAAATCAATTGAGACCAGTCATATTCCCGTGATTTTACTGACAGCCAGAAATAGTTATGATTATCAGAGAGAAGGCTATGCTTCCGGCGCAGATGATTACCTAAGCAAACCATTTCCCTTGGATATTCTGATCGCAAAAATCAGAAACCTTTTATTGACCAGAGAGAAAATAAAATCAGCCTTTAGACAAAGAGCTGATCTCTCACCTGCGGAAATTGCCATAAGTCCTGCTGATGCTGATTTAATTAAAAAAGCCATTAAGGTTATTGAAAAACATATGGATAATGCAGATTTTGACATCACTACATTTGTCAAAGAAATGGGCATGAGCAGAACATTGCTTTTTTCCAAACTCAAAGCGGTAACAGATCATACTCCAAACGACTTTATCCAAACTATTAGGCTAAAAAGGGCAGCGCAACTCTTAATGCAAAGTCAATATAAAGTATCTGAAATCAGTTATATGGTAGGCTTTAACAACCCCAAGTATTTCAGCAAGTGCTTTCAGAAGCAGTTTGGAAGTAGCCCAAGTAGCTATTCAAAAAACAAATTGAATAGCCATTAG
- a CDS encoding TonB-dependent receptor, which produces MYWNNYNKKWLILFLVLFVGQATAQESTIIGTVTDANTGETIPGVNILIEGSVKGTVTDLEGDFSIQASPKDVLIFSYIGYETQNITIGNESTLNVSLETDSKQLDEVVVIGYGEQSRETLTSSVAKLDKKVLENVPFANAASALQGTVSGVRVQTTTGQPGAAPRIIVRGGTSINNPNGAEPLYIIDGVIRSNMNDINPDDIESLQVLKDAAATAIYGARGSNGVVIITTKTGKVGKTLVTYRYNISASEMWNRYDMASAEDYIYFNRKGILATAEKHPEHLFRLNLANGFGVGNDLSNSTAFTTQYLTPENEYKLNEGWQQMIDPADPTKTIIFAETDWQDVLFRTAISQNHYINVSGGSEKARFDLGVGYLDNEGVAINTDFKRFTTRMNGDIQVNDRLGVYGRLNFTSSSNNQVYSENQLFQRALGLPPTTKLYFEDGTLATGQNRSMGNPLYHLNRIDALNVTNRLTLSGGANWEIFKDFTFEPMASLYFVQASSNSFQKSFYNTPTQFVDSREASASNSIYWQKQFDGVFSYQKRIGLHNLQFKLGGSFYDRKSYVASAAGRGAASDLIPTLNASAEPTAVSSSLTQQVIIGYFGRVNYDFDKKYLFSFTARYDGASNLGANNYWGFFPGISGGWNLHRESFWTNMPEQFSTLKLRGSYGVNGNIGNLSDFHAQGLYSVGNRYYDQAAIQNNRMANQDLKWERSGTFDIGLDLGLFNDRVTVIADYYNRLTDNLLTNLELPQSTGFSSILTNLGSLRNEGMEVEMSAGVIQNKDFAWSLSANASYNINTVVELPENGNENNRIGGVLVYDPVLGQYTWKGGLQEGGRIGDLFAYQQLGIYATDQEAAEGPYDALVPGTDKSKFGGDTNWADLDQNDSIDSRDRIYAGNIYPKWTGGFTNTFNYRGLSLTVRADFALGHTIYHESRARFNGQYQGDIGILEETTTSWQNQGDVTDIPKYYWADQLSQNNSFRGSTFYDEKGDYLALREVTLSYNLPKSWTEKLKIGNIRTYFTGTNLYYFTQYTGLNPEEGGTDSGRYPIPRSFLFGINVNF; this is translated from the coding sequence ATGTATTGGAACAACTACAACAAGAAGTGGCTAATACTGTTCTTGGTACTTTTCGTGGGGCAGGCGACAGCTCAGGAAAGCACCATAATAGGAACAGTGACTGATGCCAATACCGGCGAAACAATCCCGGGAGTAAATATCCTAATCGAAGGAAGTGTTAAAGGAACAGTTACCGATCTTGAAGGTGATTTTTCCATTCAGGCCAGTCCAAAGGATGTCCTTATATTTAGTTATATAGGGTATGAAACTCAAAATATTACCATAGGCAATGAGAGTACCTTGAATGTAAGTCTGGAAACGGATTCCAAACAGTTGGATGAAGTGGTGGTGATTGGATATGGGGAACAGTCCAGAGAGACCTTAACTTCATCTGTGGCTAAGCTGGATAAGAAGGTGTTGGAAAATGTCCCGTTTGCCAATGCGGCCTCTGCTTTGCAAGGTACGGTTTCTGGGGTGAGGGTGCAGACTACCACAGGTCAGCCTGGTGCTGCTCCAAGAATAATTGTTCGGGGAGGAACCTCCATTAACAATCCCAATGGTGCAGAACCACTTTACATTATAGATGGGGTTATTCGTAGTAATATGAATGATATTAACCCAGACGATATTGAATCACTTCAAGTCCTGAAAGATGCAGCAGCCACAGCTATTTATGGTGCCAGAGGTTCCAATGGTGTGGTGATCATTACAACCAAAACTGGTAAAGTGGGCAAAACCTTGGTGACCTATCGCTATAATATCAGTGCTTCAGAAATGTGGAACAGGTATGACATGGCTTCGGCAGAAGACTATATTTATTTCAATAGGAAAGGAATCCTCGCTACCGCTGAAAAGCATCCAGAACACCTCTTCCGTTTGAATTTGGCCAACGGGTTTGGGGTAGGAAATGACTTGTCGAACAGTACAGCCTTTACGACACAGTACCTTACTCCTGAGAATGAATACAAGCTCAATGAAGGTTGGCAACAAATGATAGATCCTGCAGACCCTACCAAAACCATTATTTTCGCAGAAACTGATTGGCAAGATGTATTATTCAGAACAGCGATAAGTCAGAATCATTATATCAATGTCAGTGGTGGATCAGAAAAAGCACGATTTGACCTTGGTGTGGGCTACTTGGATAATGAAGGGGTGGCAATCAATACTGACTTCAAGCGGTTTACAACGCGAATGAACGGAGATATTCAAGTGAATGATCGCTTAGGGGTGTATGGCAGACTGAATTTTACTTCCAGCTCAAACAATCAAGTATACAGTGAAAATCAATTGTTTCAAAGAGCCCTTGGTCTACCTCCTACAACCAAGTTGTATTTTGAGGATGGAACTTTGGCAACGGGTCAAAACAGGAGCATGGGGAATCCATTGTACCATTTGAACAGGATAGATGCATTGAATGTAACCAACAGATTGACCCTTTCAGGTGGGGCAAATTGGGAAATCTTCAAAGATTTTACCTTTGAACCAATGGCATCGCTATACTTTGTACAGGCCTCAAGCAACAGCTTTCAAAAATCATTTTATAATACACCAACTCAATTTGTCGATTCGCGGGAAGCCTCGGCCTCTAATTCTATCTACTGGCAAAAGCAATTTGATGGGGTGTTCAGCTATCAAAAGAGGATCGGCTTACATAATCTACAGTTCAAATTGGGAGGATCCTTTTATGACCGCAAGAGTTATGTGGCCAGTGCTGCAGGAAGGGGAGCCGCTTCAGATTTGATTCCCACACTCAATGCTTCGGCAGAACCTACTGCGGTAAGCAGCTCATTGACCCAGCAGGTGATCATTGGATATTTTGGAAGGGTAAATTATGATTTTGATAAGAAATACCTCTTTTCTTTCACTGCCCGCTATGATGGTGCTTCTAATTTAGGAGCCAATAATTATTGGGGATTTTTCCCAGGCATTTCTGGAGGCTGGAATTTACATAGGGAAAGTTTCTGGACTAATATGCCTGAACAATTTTCCACATTGAAACTAAGAGGTTCTTATGGGGTAAATGGAAATATTGGCAATTTGTCTGATTTTCATGCGCAAGGTCTCTATTCTGTAGGAAACAGGTATTACGACCAAGCGGCTATTCAAAATAACAGAATGGCTAACCAAGACCTTAAATGGGAGCGTTCAGGAACCTTTGACATCGGGTTGGATTTGGGATTGTTCAATGATCGCGTCACCGTAATTGCCGATTATTATAACCGATTGACAGATAATTTGCTGACCAATTTGGAGTTACCTCAGTCCACTGGCTTTAGCAGTATTTTGACTAACCTAGGCTCTTTGAGGAATGAAGGGATGGAAGTGGAAATGTCCGCCGGTGTTATCCAAAATAAGGACTTTGCCTGGAGCTTGTCGGCCAATGCCTCCTATAACATCAATACAGTAGTAGAACTTCCTGAGAATGGCAATGAAAATAACAGAATTGGTGGCGTTTTGGTCTATGACCCCGTGTTGGGGCAATATACTTGGAAGGGGGGATTGCAAGAAGGTGGCCGAATAGGTGATTTGTTTGCTTACCAGCAACTTGGGATTTATGCTACGGACCAAGAGGCTGCCGAAGGACCTTATGATGCATTGGTACCTGGTACTGACAAGAGCAAGTTTGGTGGAGATACCAACTGGGCTGACTTGGATCAAAATGATTCGATAGATAGCAGAGATAGGATCTATGCAGGAAATATATATCCAAAATGGACAGGAGGCTTTACCAATACTTTCAATTACAGAGGACTTTCATTGACAGTAAGGGCAGATTTTGCCCTGGGACATACTATTTATCATGAGAGCAGGGCCAGGTTTAATGGACAATATCAAGGGGATATCGGGATTTTGGAAGAAACTACTACTTCTTGGCAAAACCAAGGGGATGTGACCGATATTCCAAAGTACTATTGGGCAGATCAACTTTCCCAAAACAACTCTTTCAGAGGCAGTACTTTTTATGACGAAAAGGGCGATTATCTGGCGCTAAGGGAAGTTACTCTCAGCTACAACCTGCCCAAAAGCTGGACGGAAAAACTGAAAATAGGCAATATCAGGACCTATTTCACAGGAACGAACTTGTATTATTTCACACAATATACTGGATTGAATCCTGAAGAAGGAGGAACTGACTCTGGAAGATATCCTATCCCTAGAAGTTTCTTGTTCGGTATCAATGTCAATTTCTAA
- a CDS encoding RagB/SusD family nutrient uptake outer membrane protein, translating to MKSIKNIILYGLFGAGLSMVTASCTSNLELTPTSEITVSGFWTSEDNANGALNGMYVRFRDQAADNLFLWGESRSGTLSYGLQASEGRERYFENTLDPNYAGPEWLRLYSIVHDANLIIKYVPEIPFTSEDDKNKLLAEAYTMRAYIYFTMAKTWGGVPLVITPTEGYDAETTFRERATVEDVFVQIKEDLNSALALYPDNSLSAGKATWSKPATNALKGEVFLWSAKRMEGGISDLEIALQALEEAEVSELVLQESYDDIFRYDNKGNSEILMAVHFRDLESGTNYNGNMYIRDDQIPSGADPEVLNKIGQGGGLNRWGPSAVVTAAFSEDDQRKEATYLSITIPSEGGTMEPYANVVTKFRGYVDPSGRRFLDDVVLYRYADLLLMIAEAKNALGQDPSEEINQVRERAYGDNYEANRFEDLGQAANDEAILQERLLELAFEGKRWWDLVRFDKAFELVPSLQGRENQQYLLLWPISLNTISLNSKIIQNPGYGN from the coding sequence ATGAAAAGCATTAAAAATATCATATTGTATGGGTTGTTTGGAGCTGGTTTATCAATGGTAACTGCTTCCTGTACCAGTAACCTGGAGCTGACACCGACCAGTGAAATTACAGTCTCAGGCTTTTGGACTTCAGAGGATAATGCTAATGGAGCCCTGAATGGGATGTATGTACGTTTCAGGGATCAGGCGGCAGATAACCTTTTCCTTTGGGGAGAAAGTAGAAGTGGAACCCTTAGCTATGGATTACAGGCATCAGAAGGAAGAGAAAGGTATTTTGAAAATACCTTGGATCCCAATTATGCTGGTCCGGAATGGTTGAGATTGTACTCTATTGTCCATGATGCGAACCTTATTATCAAATATGTTCCTGAAATTCCCTTTACAAGTGAAGACGACAAAAACAAGCTGTTGGCCGAAGCCTACACCATGAGGGCCTATATATATTTCACCATGGCCAAAACATGGGGAGGAGTCCCTTTGGTTATCACGCCGACTGAAGGTTATGATGCAGAAACTACCTTTAGGGAAAGAGCTACTGTTGAGGATGTATTTGTTCAGATCAAGGAAGATTTAAATAGTGCGCTTGCCCTGTATCCAGATAATTCACTTTCTGCAGGTAAAGCTACTTGGTCAAAACCTGCTACCAATGCGCTCAAGGGCGAGGTGTTTCTTTGGTCTGCCAAAAGAATGGAAGGGGGGATCAGCGACCTGGAAATTGCATTACAGGCATTAGAAGAGGCGGAAGTTTCTGAACTGGTATTGCAAGAAAGTTATGATGATATCTTCCGATATGACAACAAAGGAAACAGTGAGATTTTAATGGCGGTGCATTTCAGGGATTTGGAATCCGGGACAAACTATAATGGAAATATGTATATCCGTGATGACCAAATTCCCTCAGGGGCTGATCCAGAAGTATTGAACAAGATAGGCCAAGGTGGTGGCTTGAATCGTTGGGGACCTTCAGCCGTCGTAACTGCTGCCTTCAGCGAGGATGACCAAAGAAAAGAAGCAACTTACTTAAGTATTACCATTCCAAGTGAAGGGGGGACTATGGAACCTTATGCCAATGTCGTGACCAAATTTAGAGGGTATGTCGACCCTTCGGGCAGAAGATTTTTGGATGATGTGGTGCTCTATCGGTATGCAGATTTATTATTGATGATTGCAGAAGCAAAAAATGCTTTGGGACAGGACCCTTCTGAGGAGATAAACCAAGTTAGAGAAAGAGCCTATGGTGACAATTATGAAGCCAACAGGTTTGAGGATTTGGGTCAAGCCGCCAATGACGAAGCGATTTTACAAGAGCGTTTATTGGAATTGGCCTTTGAAGGAAAAAGATGGTGGGACTTGGTGCGTTTTGACAAGGCCTTTGAACTGGTTCCCTCTTTACAGGGCAGGGAGAACCAGCAATACCTCTTGTTATGGCCAATTTCATTGAACACGATTAGTCTCAATTCTAAAATTATACAAAATCCCGGATACGGGAATTAA